In Carya illinoinensis cultivar Pawnee chromosome 7, C.illinoinensisPawnee_v1, whole genome shotgun sequence, the following are encoded in one genomic region:
- the LOC122314736 gene encoding probable LRR receptor-like serine/threonine-protein kinase RKF3, with translation MHLLFFLLSLGLCLALGFPSFSSSVATGHETPNRKVGSAPCPLQFNSLRKLTRESSQPLLLLDVPTECQYMLQGIRLLRSDYLRTTGYFFPPSNSSEACWNSYEVLIEEAVPGFNFRSTCGFKTSLMSESCMNVTTRAQFESLISESELQKIREKCNQSLDNTSLCASCRDSLSTLNAKFFLGANDGNASDCAGYPFVYAAAFANRFGPTDLGTAKCLFSLDFTSTSRNSKKQRMVLWGVLVGSIIGLFGAVLFGWVCWRRHKKWKEKRKNLGPIERGLVSGIEMVGVSNSVVKFTFEELKEASKSFHRDNIIGRGGYGNVFKGTLSDGSEVALKRFKNCSAAGDEIFAHEVEIIASIRHVNLVALRGYCTATVPLEGHQRIIVCGLMPNGSLYDNLFGPEMKKLSWPIRQKISLGMARGLAYLHYGVQPAIIHRDVKASNILLDETFEPKLADFGLAKFTPEGLSHLSTRVAGTLGYVAPEYALYGQLSERSDVFSFGVVLLELLSGKKAVISANSEGASLLTDWAWSLVREGRPMDVIDEGIPELGLPEVLEKYVLVAVLSSHPQVYARPTMDQIVKILENDCPAPSIPDRPLPILAEIAEIEQQATFISSPAWHETFICKSDHPILDRWENEGSSR, from the coding sequence ATGcacctcctcttcttcctcctctctcttGGATTATGCTTGGCCTTAGGCTTTCCCAGTTTCAGTTCTTCGGTTGCCACTGGCCATGAAACTCCAAATAGAAAAGTGGGTAGTGCTCCTTGTCCATTACAATTTAATTCTCTTCGAAAGCTAACGAGAGAGAGTTCTCAACCTCTCTTGCTTCTTGATGTCCCGACCGAATGCCAGTACATGCTTCAGGGAATTCGGTTGCTTCGATCGGATTATCTCCGAACTACCGGGTACTTCTTCCCGCCCTCTAATTCCTCGGAGGCATGTTGGAATTCGTACGAAGTTCTAATCGAAGAGGCCGTACCTGGCTTTAATTTTCGATCCACCTGTGGGTTTAAGACTAGTCTGATGTCGGAGAGTTGTATGAATGTTACAACTCGGGCGCAGTTTGAAAGCCTTATTTCTGAATCTGAATTGCAGAAAATCAGGGAGAAGTGCAATCAGTCTTTGGATAATACTTCACTCTGCGCGTCGTGCAGAGATAGTTTATCGACTTTAAATGCAAAGTTCTTTCTTGGGGCTAACGATGGGAATGCATCAGATTGTGCTGGCTACCCATTTGTGTACGCTGCTGCTTTTGCTAATCGATTTGGACCCACTGATCTTGGGACCGCCAAGTGTTTGTTTTCGCTTGATTTTACTTCCACTTCTAGAAACAGTAAGAAACAGAGGATGGTACTTTGGGGTGTTTTGGTTGGTTCTATAATTGGCTTATTTGGAGCAGTTTTGTTTGGTTGGGTTTGTTGGAGAAGGCACaagaaatggaaggaaaaaaggaaaaatcttggTCCGATTGAGAGGGGTTTGGTTTCAGGGATAGAAATGGTTGGTGTAAGTAATAGCGTGGTTAAGTTCACATTCGAGGAACTAAAAGAGGCTTCGAAGAGTTTTCACAGGGATAATATTATTGGGAGGGGAGGATATGGGAATGTTTTTAAGGGGACATTATCAGATGGGTCGGAAGTTGCATTAAAGAGGTTCAAGAACTGTTCTGCTGCCGGGGATGAGATATTTGCACACGAAGTGGAGATTATTGCCAGTATAAGGCATGTTAATCTTGTTGCTTTAAGAGGATATTGTACTGCAACAGTGCCATTGGAAGGCCACCAAAGGATAATTGTCTGTGGCTTGATGCCTAATGGAAGCCTTTATGAtaatcttttcgggccagagaTGAAGAAGCTTTCTTGGCCGATTCGTCAAAAGATTTCCCTTGGAATGGCCCGTGGGTTGGCTTATTTACACTATGGAGTGCAGCCTGCTATCATCCATAGAGATGTTAAAGCTAGTAATATACTTTTGGATGAGACATTTGAGCCTAAACTCGCCGATTTTGGCCTCGCAAAGTTCACTCCGGAGGGTTTGTCACATTTGAGCACTCGGGTCGCTGGGACTCTTGGTTATGTTGCCCCTGAGTATGCTTTGTATGGACAATTATCTGAGAGAAGTGATGTTTTCAGTTTTGGTGTTGTGCTTCTTGAGCTTTTGAGTGGGAAGAAAGCTGTGATTTCAGCTAATAGTGAGGGAGCTTCGCTTTTGACGGATTGGGCTTGGTCATTGGTGAGAGAAGGTAGACCAATGGATGTTATTGATGAAGGCATTCCTGAGTTGGGCCTTCCAGAAGTACTGGAGAAATATGTTCTTGTTGCAGTTCTTTCTTCTCATCCACAAGTATATGCTAGGCCAACAATGGATCAGATTGTGAAAATACTCGAAAATGATTGTCCAGCTCCTTCCATCCCAGATCGTCCTCTCCCTATTCTAGCAGAAATTGCTGAAATAGAGCAACAGGCAACTTTCATTTCCAGCCCTGCTTGGCACGAGACATTTATCTGTAAGAGTGATCACCCAATTTTAGATCGTTGGGAGAATGAGGGAAGTTCACGGTAG